The following are from one region of the Abiotrophia defectiva ATCC 49176 genome:
- a CDS encoding heavy metal translocating P-type ATPase, translated as MQFQVLHQSSGRVRLRATFPFTEDVKYYLEGLTSDFPDILRLDFYEDPYVVAIHVMPGRQAVVAQLWHLIQKDKLEELYRHPQHHAASSPYALVSSAVGRHYLFKWFMPVPVRLARTLWKALGYFRDAWRVLRQGKLTMEILDCSAILVSLAMKQTDTASAIMFILELGETLNYWTQKRSLEDLEASIAGQGRQVWLLKGDHLLQIDSQEVQVGDVLVFYEGSELLFDGIVLNGRASVNESSLTGESFPVIKAVGDEVYSNTVLTSGELHVRVENPTANYRIQELVKLMQEAAQQEGTYQYKYTSIADRIVKYNFLGAALTYILTGSFTKAISFLLVDYSCALKLSTPMVYLSAIKQLMHQQVVVKNSTVLDQFDEVDTLVFDKTGTITTSRPVIEEVIPFHGYSAEDVIMIGACLEEHIYHPIAHALVDKAAREGIIHEEMHTELNHIASKGIRSEIDGNVVVIGSLGLMEESGIEIEADQSQLIRQKETHYNLLYLGYRQKLIAMFCVAIPVRHEAHSVLHALKGLGKYLVLLTGDTAARTNRLVADLPFDEVHTSMTPVTKFDYVQRMQAQGHRVLMIGDGLNDSAALSASDVGVVMGEGAEVSKQISDIMLPSNNLASLLTLHQVSVDLKQEIQGNVRDTIAINSGLIGLGVLNWLKPSSLAILHNMTTFGILCRSYLKGNVRLESEAEEK; from the coding sequence GTGCAATTTCAAGTGTTGCATCAGTCAAGTGGCCGGGTTCGACTTCGCGCCACTTTTCCTTTTACTGAAGATGTAAAATACTATCTTGAGGGCTTAACTTCGGACTTCCCCGACATTCTAAGACTGGACTTTTATGAAGATCCTTATGTGGTAGCTATCCATGTGATGCCTGGTCGTCAGGCCGTTGTAGCTCAATTATGGCACTTAATTCAGAAGGATAAATTAGAAGAACTTTATCGTCATCCCCAGCATCACGCAGCTTCAAGCCCTTATGCCTTGGTATCCTCAGCTGTGGGGCGTCACTACCTCTTCAAGTGGTTCATGCCAGTGCCTGTACGTTTGGCTAGAACCCTGTGGAAAGCTCTAGGCTACTTCCGTGATGCTTGGCGTGTTCTGCGACAGGGTAAGTTAACCATGGAAATTTTGGACTGTTCCGCCATTCTAGTGTCACTCGCGATGAAACAGACCGATACGGCTAGCGCCATCATGTTTATCCTAGAATTAGGGGAGACACTCAACTATTGGACCCAAAAACGCTCCCTAGAAGATCTTGAAGCCAGCATCGCTGGTCAAGGCCGCCAAGTATGGTTACTCAAGGGAGACCACTTGCTACAAATCGATAGCCAAGAAGTCCAAGTAGGTGATGTGCTTGTCTTCTATGAAGGCAGTGAGTTGCTCTTTGATGGGATTGTCTTGAATGGTCGAGCTAGTGTCAATGAGAGCTCCTTGACTGGTGAATCCTTCCCAGTAATCAAGGCTGTGGGGGATGAAGTCTACTCTAACACGGTCTTAACCAGTGGAGAACTACACGTTCGTGTAGAAAATCCAACCGCTAACTACCGTATACAAGAGCTAGTTAAGCTCATGCAAGAAGCGGCACAGCAGGAAGGAACCTACCAGTATAAGTACACCTCCATTGCTGATCGCATCGTCAAGTATAATTTCTTGGGAGCAGCGTTGACCTATATCCTAACAGGATCCTTTACCAAGGCAATTTCCTTCCTGTTAGTCGATTACTCCTGTGCGCTTAAATTATCGACTCCTATGGTGTACCTCTCCGCCATCAAGCAATTGATGCATCAGCAAGTTGTTGTGAAGAATTCGACAGTTCTGGACCAATTTGATGAAGTTGATACCTTAGTCTTTGATAAGACGGGGACCATTACCACTTCTCGTCCAGTTATTGAAGAAGTCATTCCTTTTCATGGCTATAGTGCAGAAGATGTCATCATGATTGGCGCCTGTTTAGAAGAGCATATTTACCATCCAATCGCTCATGCCTTGGTGGATAAGGCGGCTCGAGAAGGCATCATTCATGAAGAAATGCATACCGAGCTCAACCACATAGCTTCCAAGGGCATTCGTTCTGAAATCGATGGTAACGTCGTAGTGATTGGGAGCTTAGGTTTAATGGAAGAATCAGGGATTGAGATTGAAGCCGATCAGAGTCAATTGATTCGTCAGAAAGAAACACACTATAATTTACTCTACCTAGGTTATCGCCAGAAACTGATTGCCATGTTCTGCGTGGCGATTCCAGTTCGCCATGAGGCGCATAGTGTTCTACACGCTCTAAAAGGCTTGGGCAAGTATTTAGTCCTCTTAACAGGCGATACAGCGGCCAGAACCAATCGCTTAGTAGCAGACTTGCCTTTTGATGAAGTTCATACCAGTATGACGCCAGTGACTAAATTTGATTATGTCCAAAGGATGCAAGCGCAAGGCCACCGCGTCCTGATGATAGGGGATGGCCTCAATGATTCGGCTGCCCTATCTGCCAGTGATGTGGGCGTGGTTATGGGCGAAGGGGCGGAGGTTTCTAAGCAAATTAGTGACATTATGCTGCCATCCAATAATTTAGCTTCGCTCTTAACCTTGCATCAAGTCTCTGTCGATCTCAAGCAAGAAATTCAGGGGAATGTGCGGGATACTATTGCCATTAATTCAGGTCTTATTGGCTTGGGGGTACTGAATTGGCTTAAACCAAGTAGTTTGGCAATCTTGCATAACATGACGACCTTTGGGATTCTTTGCCGTAGCTATCTGAAGGGCAATGTAAGGCTAGAGAGTGAGGCAGAGGAGAAGTAA
- a CDS encoding DUF6110 family protein produces MSLNALKVLKGISKVPSVFLSGVAFGTLGLKLLTSKEAKKGYATVLAKTYKAKDGIDNMVSAVKQHADDIVADAKDLYQAEKTADQLASLEGE; encoded by the coding sequence ATGTCATTAAATGCATTAAAAGTCTTAAAAGGCATTTCTAAAGTACCGAGTGTTTTTCTAAGTGGCGTCGCTTTTGGGACGCTTGGACTCAAATTGTTGACAAGCAAAGAAGCTAAAAAAGGTTATGCGACTGTCTTAGCCAAAACCTACAAGGCTAAAGACGGTATCGACAACATGGTTTCTGCCGTCAAGCAACATGCGGACGACATAGTAGCTGACGCTAAGGATCTCTATCAAGCAGAGAAAACAGCAGATCAACTCGCATCATTAGAGGGTGAATAA